One genomic segment of Pseudomonadota bacterium includes these proteins:
- a CDS encoding type I restriction-modification system subunit M N-terminal domain-containing protein, producing MNTQDIVQKLWNLCNVLRDEGITYHEYVTELTWLLFLKMAKETGREKELPDGYRWDDLAEKEGVEQLAFYRGLLLHLGTEGSSRIQAIYANANTALKVPRNLKKLVDSIDGLDWYSAKSEGLGDLYEGLLEKNANEKKSGAGQYFTPRPLIDSIIVSPWVGQNPRLPGDSFQHDGGLPCCRWAIDTERTAYLRSTCTLCG from the coding sequence GTGAACACCCAAGACATCGTCCAAAAGCTCTGGAACCTCTGCAACGTCCTCCGGGACGAGGGAATCACGTATCACGAGTACGTCACCGAGCTGACGTGGCTGCTGTTCCTCAAGATGGCGAAGGAGACCGGGCGCGAGAAGGAGTTGCCCGACGGGTATCGCTGGGACGATTTAGCGGAGAAGGAGGGCGTCGAGCAGCTTGCGTTCTACCGCGGCCTGCTCCTTCATCTCGGCACGGAGGGCTCGTCGAGGATTCAGGCGATCTACGCCAACGCCAACACCGCGTTGAAAGTGCCCCGGAACCTCAAGAAGCTCGTGGACTCCATCGACGGCCTCGACTGGTACTCGGCCAAGTCGGAGGGCCTGGGCGACCTCTACGAGGGGCTTCTCGAAAAGAACGCGAACGAAAAGAAGTCCGGCGCAGGGCAATACTTCACGCCCCGCCCGCTTATCGATTCGATTATTGTCTCACCTTGGGTGGGTCAAAACCCTCGCCTTCCAGGCGACAGCTTTCAGCATGATGGTGGGCTACCGTGTTGCCGATGGGCTATCGACACGGAGCGCACAGCGTATTTGAGATCCACCTGCACCTTGTGTGGG
- a CDS encoding DUF4917 family protein, translating into MTIDTSCLTYLDVLKELGDRRKHLLLGNGFSIGCDPRFAYASLYDHACEAGLSDSAKRLFDRLGTNNFEGVMRALDDAQWVAEEYELLQEGDASAILDDLELVKTALISAVGEVHPEDASCLSVDRVHAGRAFIAPYFNVFTVNYDLLLYWLVAAGDFKFQDGFGTDPDDYDARSLIFEGSTRGHDGIYFLHGALHLFRGRSFTRKHSWSRTGTKLTELVKTGLAEKQYPLFVAEGTWEKKLAQIARSHYLAHCYDKLTRIQNGLVCYGLSLGESDGHLTRAIAHNLDLKRVFIGVFDDFDGSDGLALRARAGELSTMREKALGAKKRDSPELQVSFFDAKSADAWKSRMPE; encoded by the coding sequence ATGACTATCGACACCTCATGTCTGACCTACCTGGACGTGCTCAAGGAACTGGGCGACCGCCGCAAGCACCTGCTGCTCGGCAACGGCTTCAGCATCGGATGCGACCCGCGTTTCGCGTACGCCTCACTGTACGACCATGCCTGCGAAGCCGGGCTCTCCGATTCAGCGAAGCGGCTTTTTGATCGACTGGGAACGAACAACTTTGAAGGAGTGATGCGCGCGCTTGATGATGCGCAGTGGGTTGCCGAGGAATATGAGCTGCTTCAGGAGGGCGACGCATCCGCGATCCTTGATGACCTGGAGCTGGTCAAGACGGCGTTGATCTCCGCGGTCGGTGAGGTTCACCCAGAAGACGCATCCTGCCTCTCGGTCGATCGTGTTCACGCGGGTCGTGCGTTCATCGCACCCTACTTCAATGTCTTCACCGTCAACTACGATCTTCTGCTCTACTGGCTGGTCGCGGCCGGCGATTTCAAGTTTCAGGACGGCTTTGGGACGGATCCAGACGACTATGACGCTAGGAGCTTGATTTTTGAGGGCAGTACGCGAGGCCATGACGGCATCTACTTCCTTCACGGTGCATTGCACCTCTTCCGCGGTCGGTCGTTCACGCGGAAGCACAGTTGGAGCAGGACGGGAACGAAGCTCACAGAGCTCGTCAAGACTGGCCTCGCAGAGAAGCAGTACCCACTCTTCGTCGCCGAAGGGACTTGGGAGAAGAAGCTCGCGCAGATCGCTCGCTCCCACTATTTGGCGCACTGCTACGACAAGCTCACGCGAATCCAGAACGGACTCGTCTGCTACGGCCTTAGTCTTGGCGAGAGCGATGGCCATCTGACGCGGGCAATAGCCCACAACCTCGATTTGAAACGCGTTTTCATCGGAGTCTTCGACGACTTCGACGGGTCGGACGGCCTCGCACTCCGGGCACGCGCTGGCGAGCTCAGCACGATGAGGGAAAAGGCCCTCGGGGCGAAGAAGCGCGATAGCCCTGAGCTACAGGTGTCCTTCTTTGACGCCAAGAGTGCAGACGCCTGGAAGTCGAGGATGCCAGAGTGA